Sequence from the Paenibacillus sp. genome:
TGCCGCTCATGTAAGGGACGCCGAACGACGATAAACTGCACAAGTGCGTGGCGATCAGAAGCGTACCGACGATCATGCCGTACAACCCGAACATGCCCGCCAAAATCATGAGCGGGAAGCGGAGCAGACGAATCGCGATGCCGAAGTTGAAGCGAGGCACCGTGAACGAGGCGATGCCGGTCATGGATACGACGATGACCATCGGCGCGGAGACGATGCCGGCCTGCACCGCCGCTTGTCCGATGACGAGGGCGCCGAGAATGGATACCGCTTGGCCGACCGTCTTCGGCAGCCGGATGCCCGCTTCCCGGAGCGCTTCGAACGATACCTCCATGATGAGCGCCTCGATCAGCGCGGGGAACGGGATCGCTTCCCGCGCGGCCGCGATGCTGAGCAGGAGGCTTGTCGGAAGCAAATCGTGATGGAACGTTATCGTCGCCACGTAGATCGCGGGCAGGAACAATGCCAGGAACAATAAAATATAGCGAAGCAGCAGGAGGAAGGTAGAGAACGAATACTTCTCGTAGTAATCCTCCGCCGAATGAAGCATTTGCCAAAACGTGGTCGGGCCGGTCAGCACGAACGGCGAGCCGTCCACGAATACGGCGAACCGTCCCTCCATCAGCTGCCCGGCGACGGTATCGGGCCGCTCCGTGTAAAGCATTTGCGGGAAGATGGAACGGGGGTTGCCTTCGATCAGCTCCTGCACGTATCCGCTTTCCAGCACGGAGTCCAGCCGGACGTTTTGCAGACGCTTTCTCACTTCGGCAATGACGTCTTTGCGCGAGATGCCTTCGTGATACGCGAGCACGACTTTCGTCTGCGATTCGGAGCCAAGGCGGAACGATTCCATTTTCAGCTGCGGGGTTCTCACCTTGTTCCGAACGAGCGCGAGATTGGTGTCGATTCGCTCGATGAAGCCTTCCCGCGGCCCGCGGATCACCGCTTCGGTCGAAGGTTCCTGAATGCTTCGCGCCGAAGTGCTCGGCACCGGGAAGGCGTAGGCGCACGGCGATTCGTCGACGAACAGGAGCACTTGTCCGAGATAGATGGCGTTCAGCGCCTTCTTGTAATCGTCGACGGTCTCCGCGTTCAGCATCCCCTGCA
This genomic interval carries:
- a CDS encoding spore germination protein translates to MNETTLPLPWDRLLEQIRNDTYPASDVILREAKGKDGKRMLIAYLQGSVDANRLEEHLIQPMMTKSPTSVVQGMLNAETVDDYKKALNAIYLGQVLLFVDESPCAYAFPVPSTSARSIQEPSTEAVIRGPREGFIERIDTNLALVRNKVRTPQLKMESFRLGSESQTKVVLAYHEGISRKDVIAEVRKRLQNVRLDSVLESGYVQELIEGNPRSIFPQMLYTERPDTVAGQLMEGRFAVFVDGSPFVLTGPTTFWQMLHSAEDYYEKYSFSTFLLLLRYILLFLALFLPAIYVATITFHHDLLPTSLLLSIAAAREAIPFPALIEALIMEVSFEALREAGIRLPKTVGQAVSILGALVIGQAAVQAGIVSAPMVIVVSMTGIASFTVPRFNFGIAIRLLRFPLMILAGMFGLYGMIVGTLLIATHLCSLSSFGVPYMSGIAPLRPAELKDILMRAPWFRMRRRPTVAEQGRRRRF